tggaataATTTCTGATCTGGTTTTAATGGACTTAGTTGCATGTTGGAGGTGAATAATGATTTGTTTTACTGTTAATTTCATGATGCACTTGATTGGGGTTTGTATGTAAAGTTGATGTCAATTCTAGATGTTTAGTTTGTTTTGCTTGTCTGTGATCTTATCGATGTTTAAGTGGCTGTAATTTCTTGTTTTGTATACTTAGATTAGGATGTATGAATCAATTAAATATTAAACATGTTAAAAATTGAAGCTATATTGCTCGGTATCTCACTTTGTAGCTGAACTGATTGATTTCGTCGATCTGATTAGATTTACGAAGGTGAATTTGGGTATTACCAAGCTTGTTATAGATGTATTATAAGAACTTGCTatataacataaactttatatcccaggatgtgtaactagcagttacacatcctggtaGTTACTGTCTAGATCATCATCCAAACTGAATGATGGTCCTTTACTGAGAACAAGCTGGACATAAAGCAACTGTTGAACAATGTTATCTAGTCATTTTAATATGcatgatataccttttcataagGACTTGCAATATAcataacataaactttatatcccaggatgtgtaactagcagttacacatcctgctagTTACAGGTTTCAGATAACTAGCAGTTAGACATCCATATGCCAACATATATAGATACCTAGAAATGTGGAAATCACAATCAAATTTTATGGAGTCATGTTTACCTGAAGCTCACTCGAAAACACCATCCTCATCTGCTTAACCACTTTGTTGGTATCATTATcaacaccaccactccctgcaatCCACACGTACACGTAAACAATGTATATAGTTATTAAGATccttatttttctgaaaattcattTGGTCAATATTGTCCTAGTAATTGAAAACAGAAACACTGAAGATATACTTTGCTTCATGTCTTAGcaattgaaaatcagaaacttgcaTTCATGGACAAGCATTATAAGATTATATTGAATTAAATTATCTTTTGCGAAGGTATAGAAGTATAGATTGACTTAAGGTAATGAGAATCACAGAACATGTAGCTTATTTGTTTGAGCAAGATTGTTACTGAAATTTGAAACAGTCAAGTTTGTTGAAGGTAAACTTCAAGACATGCATTTGTATATTCCTTTTTCAATCATCATAAGAGAATAGAATTACCGCAATAGCTAACGAAACATAACATGTAGCTTATCCAACAAACACATTTCCGATGCCAGTGAACTTCCCTCTGCAAATAATTGATAAGACAAGTTAAAAATCACCATTACTTCACATATCAATTTGTTTACTTTACAGTCCACCTACATGTCTTTTTGAATTTGAGAGTTGAGAAATTATTTTGTTACGATATGGCCCAGAATTATTTTAGTAAAATTGGTTGGTTGATTTGTGAATGCTTAGATTTCTCGTTATGATTAATgtgttgtgaattttctgctgctgcagctgctgatGTTTTCTTATGGAGGAACAAGAAGATTTCAGCTAGTGTTCTTGGTGGAGCTACTGTTACATGGGTTTTATTTGAATTGTTGGAATACCACTTGCTCACTTTGGTCTGCCACTGTTCTATATTGACTTTGGTTGTTCTGTTCATGTGGTCGAATGCATCTACCTTCATCCAAAAGTGAGTCGATTGATTGAGCGTTTGCAAGTTTTCCAATGGATTCTTTTCTTCTAGAGTTGTTTCCTATGAATTTGTTATTGTTCTTTTCGGGGTCTCGCCCAAATATTCCTGGAGTCCATCTTCCTGAGGTAAAGAAGATCGAGAAAGTCATCAGCAGTGAAAGATCGAGAAGACTTCATCACCAGAAATTATTGAACAAGTAAATTTATTCTGTTGCAATCATTTTAATTCGATCAAAATAATTAGTGATAGATCTCAATATggaattcaaaaaatattttcataaatctCAAAAACTGAAAACTTCAGTTTCATTTCGAGAAGATCGAGAAGACTATGAAGTAAACAAATTCATAGGTGAAATGATGGTGATCTTTAACTTGTCTTGTCTCTTATTTGCAGATAGAAGTTCACTGGCATCGGTAAATCTAAGAGGAAATGCCTGGAAATAATATCCCTTGGTAACCACAATTCTACTGAAATACCCATATTGTTGCAtaccttctagttacacaagttaagtggatgtgtaacttcaagttacacagaTTAAATAAATGTGTAGTTTCTAGtttatatgtgtaacttcaagttacacatgttatatgcttgtgtaacttctaattacacaagtatgatgcatgtgtaactctgaaTTACACTAGACATATGCATAAGTAACttctaattacacatgctaaaatgaacaaactttgCAACCAAAAATTACACATACCAGTTACACAAGCTAGTTGGATGTGTAACCGCTAGATACACATGCTAGTTGGATGTGTAACTGCCAATTACACATGCTATTTCAGTGTGTTAAAgttgaaaatatatttgtctcgTTTTctgaaaagtagtattggtctctTACTGACAAGTTTAATGAGACTAATATTTTGGGTAAGGGTGGGTTTGGATGTGTTTATAGAGCTCATATTGATGATGACAATCTCATTGCATCTTTCAAGAGATTGAATTGCAAAAGACAAGATGCAGAAACTGAATTTAAGGTTTACTCAACTTCATTTATAGAGATCAATGcaaagttttctttttcattttttggtCATTCTGATGTTAGACTGAATTCGAATTACAGAATGAAGTATATTCGTTGAGTAGTATTTGACATTCGACTATAATTTCCCTACTGGGTTATTGTATTTATGGCGAGACGAAGTTCATATTTTACCAATTGATGCATAATGGATCTATAGAAACTCAATTGCACGGCATAACTATTATATGTTGTTTTATGTCAGACATTACTGAAACTTGTAAAGGTTGACACTATTTTGATTGACATTACAGGACCTTCTCATGGAACGACTCTCACGTGGCACCTGCGAATGAAAATTTCTCTTGATACTGCAAGGTTAGTCCAGCATAGGTATGGTTATATTTTTGATTACATAAGGTATGGTTATATTTTTGATTACATAAGTCCCAACAATAGGTTAATTCTATCAAGGAATCACTTGCTCGGGTCAGATTACATAAGGTATGGTTATATTTTTGATTGATTATGTTTCCTTCACTTAGTTATTTTGTGGTATTATCAGCTATTCATGGTCTAACTGTATTGATATTGGCATTTTTTATGTGAAAGGAAAATTTTGGGAAGCAACCACTTACGCCAGTAGATTGTGACCAGGTAGCAATGTGTCGTCAATTTTATTTCTGATCTTAAAAGTATAAATACAGATATGGTTTAATCTTGTTAAGTTATTCCATTTTGTAGCTCCCGAATGGAATGAATCTTCCACCTTGTAGTTACATACTTTCCTTTGAATTTGTTTTAAGCTAGGCATGTAGTTATTGGATTGGATCCAGACGTGGCTTGTGCAGATTCGAATGACTTACATATGTAACTAacaattacacatgccatatgcatgtgtaactgctgatTACATATGAATTTTTGTATGTATAAGGGTCTTAGAGCAATACTGCTGGTATGTCCTTTTGTCAgttttcaataaaaaaatttcattgatTGGTTGGTACATTTCATAGTTCATGTTGTTTAGGAACAATGTTAGCATCTTTCATCTGTTTTACTAGTGTATGATCAGTTAGTGGCGGTATGCTTTGTAACTTTTAAATCCACTGCAGATACCATGGTGTGCGCTTGATGAGATTAATGCTGGAGTTTATAATGGACGTATGCGTGATTCTAACTTGGCAAGCTAAGATTGATCTGTTTTTTACATATCAATTGCTGAGTGTGTTAACTTGGAAGTTAAAAgtatgtgtagctactagttacacatgctaattagatgtgtaacttttaggtacactaactaaatggatgtgtagctactagttacacatgctaactgATAGACATTAAGAAGCTTCAAGAAGCAGGAGTTTACACCTGCAATAGATTGACGTTGCATACCAAAAAGATAAAACTCACTttttgatttgctgattttatgttgacatatctaagtcagatgcatgtgtaactcctagttacataattcagatgcatgtgtatctgcaagttacacatgttaattagatgtgtaacttttacttacacatactgattttgggtacacatatcaatatgtatgtgtaactcctagttacactagtcatatgcatgtgtaactgctagctacactagccagatgaatgtgtatctcctagttacacatgttatatgcatgtgtaactctcagttacaattcagatgcatgtgtaaccgctagctacactagtcagatgcttgtgaaactgaaatatacattgttttatgtactgttcattttaatcgtataaatactgattgcttgttgttatatttcaggttttagataacttcataaaagctaattgcttaaacgtggtaatggtctcgctggaactggagttgacgctgaatacacaagtcagatgcatgtgtaactctcagttacactagatagacacatatgtaactctcaattacactaaacagatgcgtgtgtaacttctagttacacatgctaagaaattattgtaaatgaatattaaagtaataactttttttttgtgttttttttttttgatgtctatttatttgcatatatatacaagtgtaactttgcattacacatatcataaggatgtgtaacttctggttacacatgccatatgcatgtgtaacttctgtttacaccttcgcactgtattttaataattttgggcctagatttaaattttatttaattatgggcttgacaatatgcataagggtatcaaggtcttttaaaaactcggggcctagatttaaactttttttaattaagggcctcatattatgggttatccatgggttgggcctgagcctaatttccccttgtTGTTTTTGCAGATTTAGGGAAGAATATGAACCTCAAATCATATCGAGCGAATTGAATCCGTGACTTAGCCATAATTGTACAACTTAAGAGAGGGATTTTAAGACTTTTTGACGCTGCCACCTAAGCGTTAACGTCTTGTAACTGTCGTTTAccgttttttgaataaaacggtctAGGTAAGGGCACTTTaacaaatttttaaaaaattggGGCATTTTTTAGTGTAATGTGAAAAGcaggggtactttatcaaaatcccccgattatttttcttaactccctactttttctcaaaaaataaaatGTTCGAGGGGATTTGAAGGGGCAGGTCTTTTTCTCAACTCCCTACTTTTTCTCAAGAAATAAAATATTAACGGGAATTTGGAGGGGGCAGGTTTTTAGTTGTAATAGGTGTCACAAAACTAAAAGGGGCCACATACTTGAAATAACTACATCATATTCGTGGCCTTAAAACTGTTGGTGAGGACTTGGGATATTCATTTTAAAagttcaataaataaataaataaataaaatatgacCCGTGTTGTAATTcttaaataagaccaaggtttgaaaaacacatgtttttttttctgaaaaacgGCCGTTAAAATGATCACTCATATTCCGTGGTCGTGAGGGTCCCCGAACCCTGTGCCTATATAAcgccgataaataggaaataacgacAGTCTTTTAGGATCGTTTTTCCGTTTCCACACACGATATAACTGTTTTCTTAAATTGAATTTTACGTTTTttccttctaaataacattttaacgcgAGTTTTTTAGACCATTTCCCGTTTTCACGCcagttataaccgtttttttAGAAACAAgaatttaaaatattttttttacaattatttatttttttaattaaagaataaaaaattacaataaatttttgaaaataaaagaataaaataacaatatataaaaatcgTTGTAACAACGTTATTAGACCTGTTATAACTGTTTTCAAGCACGTTATAACCGTTAGATAGGAATTTTAGatcataatatttttttattttctatttaaacGTTATAACGCCCGTTATTTTAAAATAACGTATAAAAAACGCGTTTTTTTCCTAAATAACATGATTTTTGTCCAAAACGTGttcacacccgtcaaaacgcgTTATAACGGTCACACCAAGTGGTCGTGACCCGAACCGTGACCCGTTTTTTAAACCTTGGATAAGACCAAGTTACTAATTGATCGATATTATCACTAGCACATAGGATAGAAGCAGAAATGATTAACCCACCGAAGAGTTACACCGCATAATGAATCGCGTGAGAGGGTGGTGGGTCCCACTTCTGCACCCTATCTCGATGCACAAAAAGCTTAACTAGGACCGTTCATCCCCTCACGGTGCATTTCTTCTGTGAGTGTAGACAAGCTGGGCCAGAAGTGGGGGATATATTATTCTTATAAAGTAGTAGCAGTAGCTAACTACAATATACACTAAAAGGATGtcaaaagaaatgtaaagtgaaaATGTAAGTcgtgtttttgaaatgttgaaaagCTTAAGGGCTAAGAATATTCAGGTGATCCTTAGTAGTAAATGGTGGGCCACTCTAAAACGTGTTTACACACCAATTCCGAGTTTCATGGCTAGCTGATTAAAAGTTTTAGATCGCTTGAATTTATAGTTTCAATCAAGGTTAGAAAACGGTCACACTCAAATACCGTGGTCGTAAGGGTCCCGAACCCTGTGCCTATATAACGTCGATAAATAAGAAATAATAGCAGTTTTTTAGGACCGTTTCTCCGTTTCCACACACGATATAACTGTCTTTTtaaaattgaattttacgttttttccttctaaataacattttaacgcgAGTTTTTTAGATCATTTTCCGTTTTCACGCcagttataaccgtttttttagaaaaaagaatttaaaatattttttttacaattctttattttttaaattaaagaataaaaaattacaataaaaacttgagaactttgatgtttagtgcactaaacccgacccgggttaatggctagtccaacgggaaaatatatttactcgttagtccaaaaaagtttttaaaagagtaaaattactctactaaccctaacatataacaCTATGTATGTTCCTACATATATTACTACATagtacatatgttactagtagtatgtattgatactacatatcaatatgtagtatcgaTATGTTATGACTACATATAAATAAATACtgctatgttatatattgatactacatatcaatatgtagtgtcaatatgttatgtattacatataaataaatactgttatgttatgtattgatactccatattgatatgtagtatcaatatgttatgtactacatatcaatactgttatgttatggattgatactacatattaatattgttatgttatactacatatgttactaccagtaaagtactagttactactaatatactagtaactagtagtatactagttactacatattgatactacatattactactagttactacatactaggtactacatattactactagttactacatactagttactacatattgatactacatattattaCTAGTTACTAccagtagtatactagtatactagttactacatattgatactacatattactactagttactacatactagtatactagttactacatattgatactacatattacttagtatactagtaaagtaaatatgttactagttacctaatttactagtaacatatttttgttactactagtatagtacatattaatatgtagtatcaccatattgatactactagtatgtagtaatatactactagtaacatttacatgtattgatactaattagatctggaaggatgttttaggcatttagaaaacacactttataatctccacaaagtttttggactagggagtaaatgtttttcacggGCGGACTAGCgattaactgggtcatgaaaaactTGATTAAACAGTAATTCATACgaaaaactttgaaaataaaagaataaaataacaatatataaaaaacgTTGTAACAACGttattagacccgttataacttCTTCAAGCACGTTATAACCGTTAGATAGGAATTTtagatcataattttttttattttctatttaaacATTATAACGCCCGTTATTTTAAAATAACGTATAAACACGCGTTTTTTCCTAAATAACATGATTTTTGTCCGAAACGTGTTCACACCCGTCAAAACGAGTTATAACGGTCACACCTAGTGGCCGTGACCCGAGCCGTGACCCGTTTTTTAAACCTTGGTTTCACTGCATCGATATTTCATTTTTTTCGGTAGGCCGTCCCACCGTGACTACGGTCATCTAGTTATTATTAGTTTAGAATTACAAATATAGTTATTATTTGCTATTCTGATGACTAGTATTTAAACGATAAAATGCATtcaaaattattattatcatcTAAAATCCATCAACCAAAATATCAAT
This is a stretch of genomic DNA from Papaver somniferum cultivar HN1 chromosome 1, ASM357369v1, whole genome shotgun sequence. It encodes these proteins:
- the LOC113354996 gene encoding reticulon-like protein B3, with amino-acid sequence MDEYNGDYAGDYVVYQFRQNHSSLMEKISEKIHSHDSSSSFSSVSDNEREVKHQSVPKSSSAKGVHSAINRLLGTKKPVNHVFGGGKPADVFLWRNKKISASVLGGATVTWVLFELLEYHLLTLVCHCSILTLVVLFMWSNASTFIQKSRPNIPGVHLPEVKKIEKVISNRSSLASYWSLTDKFNETNILGKGGFGCVYRAHIDDDNLIASFKRLNCKRQDAETEFKVYSTSFIEINAKFSFSFFGHSDVRLNSNYRMKYIR